A genomic window from Scophthalmus maximus strain ysfricsl-2021 chromosome 17, ASM2237912v1, whole genome shotgun sequence includes:
- the smarca4a gene encoding SWI/SNF related, matrix associated, actin dependent regulator of chromatin, subfamily a, member 4a isoform X9, which translates to MATPDPPMGGTPRPGPSPGPGPSPGGMMGPSPGPSPGSAHSMMGPSPGPPGSGHPHPPQGPSGYPQDNMHQMHKPMEAMHEKGMPDDPRYGQMKGMGMRPGGHSGMGPPPSPMDQHSQGYPSPLGGSEHAPSPVPANGPPSGPMMAGGPTGPGAGPMEGSGDPNQGMGQPNRGGPQGPGGPGGAVGGPGGAGGPTPFNQNQLHQLRAQIMAYKMLARSQPLPDHLQMAVQGKRPMPGMQQQPMPNMPPSTGPGGGPGAGPGPAQPNYNRPHGMVGPNMVPPGPAGIPPGMQGPPTNGPPKSWPEGPMVNAAAPSNPPQKLIPPQPTGRPSPAPPSVPPAASPVMPPQTQSPGQPAQPPPMMLHQKQNRITPIQKPRGLDPVEILQEREYRLQARIAHRIQELEHLPGSLAGDLRTKANIELKALRLLNFQRQLRQEVVVCMRRDTALETALNAKAYKRSKRQSLREARITEKLEKQQKIEQERKRRQKHQEYLNSILQHAKDFKEYHRSITAKIQKATKAVATYHANTEREQKKENERIEKERMRRLMAEDEEGYRKLIDQKKDKRLAYLLQQTDEYVANLTDLVRAHKAVQALKEKKKKKKKKKPETADGAASLGPDGEPLDETSQMSDLPVKVIHVDSGKILTGIEAPKAGQLETWLEMNPGYEVAPRSDSEESSSEEEDDEEEEEEEEQPQPSSAPAEDTKKIPDPDSEEVSEVDVRHIIEHAKQDVDDEYGNASFNRGLQSYYAVAHAVTEKVDKQSTLLINGQLKQYQIKGLEWLVSLYNNNLNGILADEMGLGKTIQTIALITYLMEYKRLNGPFLIIVPLSTLSNWVYEFDKWAPSVVKVSYKGSPAARRAFIPILRSGKFNVLLTTYEYIIKDKQVLAKLRWKYMIVDEGHRMKNHHCKLTQVLNTHYLAPRRLLLTGTPLQNKLPELWALLNFLLPTIFKSCNTFEQWFNAPFAMTGEKVDLNEEETILIIRRLHKVLRPFLLRRLKKEVEAQLPEKVEYVIKCDMSALQRVLYRHMQAKGVLLTDGSEKDKKGKGGTKTLMNTIMQLRKICNHPYMFQHIEESFSEHLGYSGGVVSGPDLYRSSGKFELLDRILPKLRVTDHKVLLFCQMTSLMTIMEDYFAYRNFKYLRLDGTTKAEDRGMLLKTFNDPASDFFVFLLSTRAGGLGLNLQSADTVVIFDSDWNPHQDLQAQDRAHRIGQQNEVRVLRLCTVNSVEEKILAAAKYKLNVDQKVIQAGMFDQKSSGCERRAFLQAILEHEEQDEEEDEVPDDETVNQMIARSEEEFELFMRMDLDRRREDARNPKRKPRLMEEDDMPSWILKDDAEVERLTCEEEEEKMFGRGSRQRKEVDYSDSLTEKQWLKAIEEGNLEDIEEEVRHKKTTRKRKRDRDHDGPATPSSSSGRGRDKDEEVKKAKKRGRPPAEKLSPNPASLTKKMKKIVDAVIKYKDGSNGRQLSEVFIQLPSRKELPEYYELIRKPVDFRKIKERIRSHKYRSLNDLEKDVMLLCQNAQTFNLEGSLIYEDSIVLQSVFTSVRQKIEKDDESEGEESEEEEEDVDEGSESESRSVKVKIKLSRKEKGDRGGKGQRRRGRGARAKPVVSDDDSEEEQEEERSASGSEED; encoded by the exons ATGGCCACTCCTGACCCCCCGATGGGAGGGACACCTCGGCCGGGACCCTCCCCAGGCCCAGGGCCATCTCCAGGAGGCATGATGGGCCCGAGCCCGGGTCCCTCACCGGGCTCAGCCCACAGCATGATGGGGCCCAGCCCAGGGCCTCCTGGATCTGGacacccccaccctccacagGGACCCTCAGGATATCCTCAGGACAACATGCACCAGATGCACAAA CCCATGGAAGCCATGCACGAGAAGGGAATGCCTGACGACCCTCGCTATGGACAGATGAAGGGCATGGGCATGAGACCAGGGGGGCACAGTGGTATGGGACCCCCTCCCAGCCCCATGGACCAACATTCTCAAG GTTACCCATCACCATTGGGTGGGTCGGAGCATGCACCCAGCCCCGTCCCAGCCAATGGCCCTCCCTCTGGCCCCATGATGGCCGGAGGTCCCACCGGCCCTGGGGCTGGCCCTATGGAGGGCAGTGGTGACCCTAATCAGGGCATGGGTCAGCCTAACCGTGGCGGTCCCCAGGGTCCGGGGGGACCAGGTGGTGCAGTGGGAGGACCGGGTGGTGCAGGTGGGCCCACTCCGTTCAACCAGAACCAGTTGCACCAACTCAGGGCCCAGATAATGGCTTACAAGATGCTGGCACGCAGTCAGCCCCTACCAGACCACCTGCAGATGGCTGTACAGGGGAAGAGGCCCATGCCAGGGATGCAGCAACAGCCGATGCCCAACATGCCGCCTTCCACAGGACCTGGAGGTGGGCCTGGGGCTGGGCCCGGACCAGCCCAACCCAACTACAACAGACCTCATG GAATGGTAGGCCCCAACATGGTGCCCCCTGGACCTGCAGGGATTCCCCCAGGTATGCAAGGCCCGCCTACAAACGGACCCCCAAAATCGTGGCCTGAAG GACCAATGGTGAATGCTGCCGCTCCATCCAACCCTCCCCAGAAGTTGATTCCACCCCAGCCCACTGGCAGACCCTCCCCTGCCCCTCCCTCCGTGCCACCCGCTGCCTCCCCAGTAATGCCCCCTCAGACGCAGTCCCCGGGACAGCCCGCCCAGCCTCCTCCCATGATGCTACACCAGAAGCAGAATCGCATAACGCCCATTCAGAAACCCCGTGGGCTGGACCCAGTGGAGATCCTCCAGGAGAGAGAATACAG GCTGCAGGCCCGTATTGCTCACCGCATCCAGGAGTTGGAGCACCTGCCCGGCTCTCTAGCTGGTGACCTGCGCACCAAGGCCAACATCGAGCTCAAGGCGCTGAGGCTGCTTAACTTCCAGAGACAG CTGCGTCAGGAGGTGGTTGTTTGCATGCGGCGTGACACGGCTCTTGAAACGGCTCTGAACGCGAAGGCCTACAAGCGCAGCAAACGTCAGTCTCTGCGCGAGGCCCGCATCACAGAGAAGCTAGAGAAACAGCAGAAGATCGAACAGGAGCGGAAACGTCGCCAGAAGCACCAG GAATACCTCAACAGCATCCTGCAGCATGCCAAGGACTTCAAGGAGTACCACCGCTCCATCACAGCGAAGATCCAGAAGGCCACTAAAGCTGTCGCCACCTATCACGCCAACACTGAGCGCgagcagaagaaggagaacgAGCGCATTGAAAAGGAGCGAATGCGGAGGCTGATG GCTGAAGATGAAGAAGGCTATCGTAAACTTATCGACCAGAAGAAAGACAAGCGTCTGGCCTACCTGCTGCAGCAGACGGACGAGTACGTGGCCAACCTCACTGACCTGGTTCGAGCCCACAAAGCCGTACAGGCTctcaaagagaagaaaaagaagaagaaaaagaag aAGCCAGAGACTGCAGATGGTGCTGCTTCCCTGGGACCAGATGGAGAG CCTTTGGATGAGACCAGTCAAATGAGTGACCTGCCAGTGAAGGTCATCCATGTGGACAGTGGAAAGATCCTGACCGGGATTGAGGCACCTAAGGCCGGCCAGCTGGAGACCTGGCTTGAAATGAACCCAGG ATACGAAGTAGCGCCACGTTCAGACAGTGAAGAAAGTAGTTCCGAAgaagaggacgacgaggaggag gaggaagaggaggagcagcctcAGCCCTCTTCGGCTCCAGCGGAGGATACGAAGAAAATTCCCGACCCTGACAGCGAAGAAGTATCTGAAGTGGATGTCCGGCACATCATTGA ACACGCCAAGCAGGATGTCGATGACGAGTACGGTAATGCAAGTTTCAACCGAGGCCTGCAGTCCTACTACGCTGTGGCTCACGCAGTCACCGAGAAAGTGGACAAACAGTCCACTCTGCTGATCAATGGGCAGCTCAAGCAATACCAG ATCAAAGGTCTGGAGTGGCTGGTGTCActttacaacaacaacttgaACGGCATCCTGGCCGACGAGATGGGTCTCGGAAAAACAATTCAGACCATCGCCCTCATCACTTACCTCATGGAGTACAAGCGCCTGAACGGGCCCTTCCTCATCATCGTACCTCTCTC aacTCTATCAAACTGGGTTTACGAGTTTGATAAGTGGGCGCCGTCTGTCGTCAAGGTCTCATACAAG GGGTCTCCAGCTGCTCGTCGCGCGTTCATTCCCATCTTGCGCAGTGGCAAGTTCAATGTGCTACTCACCACATACGAGTACATTATCAAAGATAAACAAGTGCTAGCAAAG CTCCGTTGGAAGTACATGATTGTGGACGAGGGCCATCGTATGAAGAACCACCATTGTAAGCTGACCCAGGTCTTGAACACACACTACTTGGCCCCACGGCGTCTGCTGCTCACTGGCACACCGCTGCAGAACAAGCTACCTGAGCTCTGGGCCCTGCTCAACTTCCTGCTGCCCACCATCTTCAAGAGCTGCAACACCTTTGAGCAGTGGTTCAACGCCCCCTTCGCCATGACTGGAGAGAAG gTCGACCTGAATGAAGAAGAGACCATTCTGATCATTCGTCGTTTACACAAGGTGCTCCGGCCTTTCCTGCTGCGCCGACTCAAGAAAGAGGTCGAGGCACAGCTTCCGGAGAAG GTGGAGTATGTGATAAAGTGCGACATGTCGGCTCTACAGAGGGTTCTGTACAGACACATGCAGGCCAAGGGAGTCCTACTAACAGATGGGTCCGAAAAAGACAAGAAG GGTAAAGGAGGCACGAAGACCTTGATGAACACTATCATGCAACTGAGAAAGATTTGCAACCACCCCTACATGTTCCAGCACATTGAG GAATCTTTCTCTGAGCATCTTGGGTATTCTGGTGGAGTAGTCTCTGG GCCCGACCTGTACCGCTCCTCTGGGAAGTTCGAGCTGCTGGATCGCATCCTGCCCAAGCTCAGGGTCACCGACCACAAAGTGCTGCTCTTCTGTCAAATGACATCACTCATGACCATCATGGAAGACTACTTTGCGTACCGCAACTTCAAGTACCTGCGCCTGGATG GAACTACCAAGGCAGAGGACCGTGGCATGCTGCTCAAGACATTCAACGACCCGGCCTCTGATTTCTTTGTGTTCCTGCTCAGTACCAGGGCCGGAGGCCTGGGCCTCAACCTGCAGTCTGCTGACACAGTCGTCATCTTTGACAGTGACTGGAACCCACACCAG GACTTGCAGGCGCAGGACAGAGCCCATCGTATCGGGCAGCAGAACGAGGTGCGCGTACTGCGCCTCTGCACGGTCAACAGTGTGGAGGAAAAGATCCTGGCAGCGGCCAAGTACAAACTGAATGTGGACCAGAAGGTCATCCAGGCCGGCATGTTCGACCAGAAGTCCTCCGGCTGCGAACGCCGGGCCTTCTTACAGGCCATTCTGGAACACGAGGAACAGGATGAG gaggaggatgaagttCCTGATGATGAGACTGTCAACCAGATGATTGCCAGAAGTGAAGAGGAGTTTGAACTGTTCATG cgCATGGATCTGGATCGACGCCGCGAGGATGCCCGCAACCCTAAGAGGAAACCTCGTCTGATGGAGGAAGACGATATGCCCAGCTGGATATTGAAAGACGACGCTGAGGTTGAGAGGCTGAcctgtgaagaggaggaggagaagatgttCGGCAGAGGATCCCGCCAACGGAAGGAGGTGGACTACAGCGACTCTCTCACTGAGAAACAGTGGCTCAAG GCCATAGAAGAAGGTAATCTAGAAGACATCGAGGAGGAGGTGCGCCATAAAAAGACGACAAGGAAGCGCAAGAGGGACCGCGACCACGATGGCCCGGCCACACCCAGCTCCAGCAGCGGTCGGGGGCGTGACAAAGACGAGGAGGTGAAGAAAGCGAAGAAGCGCGGCCGCCCGCCCGCCGAGAAACTCTCCCCAAACCCCGCTTCCCTCacgaagaagatgaagaagatcgTCGATGCCGTCATCAAATATAAGGATGG TAGTAATGGGCGACAACTGAGTGAAGTCTTCATCCAGCTGCCCTCTCGCAAGGAGCTGCCCGAGTACTACGAGCTCATCCGCAAACCGGTGGACTTCAGAAAGATCAAG GAGAGGATCAGGAGCCACAAGTATCGCAGCCTGAACGACCTGGAGAAGGACGTGATGCTGCTGTGTCAAAATGCCCAGACGTTCAACTTGGAGGGGTCTTTG ATCTATGAGGATTCCATTGTGCTGCAGTCCGTCTTCACCAGCGTGAGACAAAAGATCGAGAAGGACGACGAGAGTGAAGGCGAAGAaagcgaagaggaggaggaggatgtagaCGAAGGCTCCGAGTCTGAAT CTCGTTCAGTGAAAGTGAAGATTAAGCTGAGCcggaaagaaaagggggatcGAGGAGGAAAAGGACAGCGGCGGAGGGGCCGCGGTGCCCGGGCGAAGCCTGTGGTCAGCGACGATGACagtgaagaggagcaggaagag gagcgCTCAGCCAGCGGCAGCGAGGAGGACTGA
- the smarca4a gene encoding SWI/SNF related, matrix associated, actin dependent regulator of chromatin, subfamily a, member 4a isoform X8 — protein MATPDPPMGGTPRPGPSPGPGPSPGGMMGPSPGPSPGSAHSMMGPSPGPPGSGHPHPPQGPSGYPQDNMHQMHKPMEAMHEKGMPDDPRYGQMKGMGMRPGGHSGMGPPPSPMDQHSQGYPSPLGGSEHAPSPVPANGPPSGPMMAGGPTGPGAGPMEGSGDPNQGMGQPNRGGPQGPGGPGGAVGGPGGAGGPTPFNQNQLHQLRAQIMAYKMLARSQPLPDHLQMAVQGKRPMPGMQQQPMPNMPPSTGPGGGPGAGPGPAQPNYNRPHGMVGPNMVPPGPAGIPPGMQGPPTNGPPKSWPEGPMVNAAAPSNPPQKLIPPQPTGRPSPAPPSVPPAASPVMPPQTQSPGQPAQPPPMMLHQKQNRITPIQKPRGLDPVEILQEREYRLQARIAHRIQELEHLPGSLAGDLRTKANIELKALRLLNFQRQLRQEVVVCMRRDTALETALNAKAYKRSKRQSLREARITEKLEKQQKIEQERKRRQKHQEYLNSILQHAKDFKEYHRSITAKIQKATKAVATYHANTEREQKKENERIEKERMRRLMAEDEEGYRKLIDQKKDKRLAYLLQQTDEYVANLTDLVRAHKAVQALKEKKKKKKKKKPETADGAASLGPDGEPLDETSQMSDLPVKVIHVDSGKILTGIEAPKAGQLETWLEMNPGYEVAPRSDSEESSSEEEDDEEEEEEEEQPQPSSAPAEDTKKIPDPDSEEVSEVDVRHIIEHAKQDVDDEYGNASFNRGLQSYYAVAHAVTEKVDKQSTLLINGQLKQYQIKGLEWLVSLYNNNLNGILADEMGLGKTIQTIALITYLMEYKRLNGPFLIIVPLSTLSNWVYEFDKWAPSVVKVSYKGSPAARRAFIPILRSGKFNVLLTTYEYIIKDKQVLAKLRWKYMIVDEGHRMKNHHCKLTQVLNTHYLAPRRLLLTGTPLQNKLPELWALLNFLLPTIFKSCNTFEQWFNAPFAMTGEKVDLNEEETILIIRRLHKVLRPFLLRRLKKEVEAQLPEKVEYVIKCDMSALQRVLYRHMQAKGVLLTDGSEKDKKGKGGTKTLMNTIMQLRKICNHPYMFQHIEESFSEHLGYSGGVVSGPDLYRSSGKFELLDRILPKLRVTDHKVLLFCQMTSLMTIMEDYFAYRNFKYLRLDGTTKAEDRGMLLKTFNDPASDFFVFLLSTRAGGLGLNLQSADTVVIFDSDWNPHQDLQAQDRAHRIGQQNEVRVLRLCTVNSVEEKILAAAKYKLNVDQKVIQAGMFDQKSSGCERRAFLQAILEHEEQDEEEDEVPDDETVNQMIARSEEEFELFMRMDLDRRREDARNPKRKPRLMEEDDMPSWILKDDAEVERLTCEEEEEKMFGRGSRQRKEVDYSDSLTEKQWLKAIEEGNLEDIEEEVRHKKTTRKRKRDRDHDGPATPSSSSGRGRDKDEEVKKAKKRGRPPAEKLSPNPASLTKKMKKIVDAVIKYKDGNGRQLSEVFIQLPSRKELPEYYELIRKPVDFRKIKERIRSHKYRSLNDLEKDVMLLCQNAQTFNLEGSLIYEDSIVLQSVFTSVRQKIEKDDESEGEESEEEEEDVDEGSESECESRSVKVKIKLSRKEKGDRGGKGQRRRGRGARAKPVVSDDDSEEEQEEERSASGSEED, from the exons ATGGCCACTCCTGACCCCCCGATGGGAGGGACACCTCGGCCGGGACCCTCCCCAGGCCCAGGGCCATCTCCAGGAGGCATGATGGGCCCGAGCCCGGGTCCCTCACCGGGCTCAGCCCACAGCATGATGGGGCCCAGCCCAGGGCCTCCTGGATCTGGacacccccaccctccacagGGACCCTCAGGATATCCTCAGGACAACATGCACCAGATGCACAAA CCCATGGAAGCCATGCACGAGAAGGGAATGCCTGACGACCCTCGCTATGGACAGATGAAGGGCATGGGCATGAGACCAGGGGGGCACAGTGGTATGGGACCCCCTCCCAGCCCCATGGACCAACATTCTCAAG GTTACCCATCACCATTGGGTGGGTCGGAGCATGCACCCAGCCCCGTCCCAGCCAATGGCCCTCCCTCTGGCCCCATGATGGCCGGAGGTCCCACCGGCCCTGGGGCTGGCCCTATGGAGGGCAGTGGTGACCCTAATCAGGGCATGGGTCAGCCTAACCGTGGCGGTCCCCAGGGTCCGGGGGGACCAGGTGGTGCAGTGGGAGGACCGGGTGGTGCAGGTGGGCCCACTCCGTTCAACCAGAACCAGTTGCACCAACTCAGGGCCCAGATAATGGCTTACAAGATGCTGGCACGCAGTCAGCCCCTACCAGACCACCTGCAGATGGCTGTACAGGGGAAGAGGCCCATGCCAGGGATGCAGCAACAGCCGATGCCCAACATGCCGCCTTCCACAGGACCTGGAGGTGGGCCTGGGGCTGGGCCCGGACCAGCCCAACCCAACTACAACAGACCTCATG GAATGGTAGGCCCCAACATGGTGCCCCCTGGACCTGCAGGGATTCCCCCAGGTATGCAAGGCCCGCCTACAAACGGACCCCCAAAATCGTGGCCTGAAG GACCAATGGTGAATGCTGCCGCTCCATCCAACCCTCCCCAGAAGTTGATTCCACCCCAGCCCACTGGCAGACCCTCCCCTGCCCCTCCCTCCGTGCCACCCGCTGCCTCCCCAGTAATGCCCCCTCAGACGCAGTCCCCGGGACAGCCCGCCCAGCCTCCTCCCATGATGCTACACCAGAAGCAGAATCGCATAACGCCCATTCAGAAACCCCGTGGGCTGGACCCAGTGGAGATCCTCCAGGAGAGAGAATACAG GCTGCAGGCCCGTATTGCTCACCGCATCCAGGAGTTGGAGCACCTGCCCGGCTCTCTAGCTGGTGACCTGCGCACCAAGGCCAACATCGAGCTCAAGGCGCTGAGGCTGCTTAACTTCCAGAGACAG CTGCGTCAGGAGGTGGTTGTTTGCATGCGGCGTGACACGGCTCTTGAAACGGCTCTGAACGCGAAGGCCTACAAGCGCAGCAAACGTCAGTCTCTGCGCGAGGCCCGCATCACAGAGAAGCTAGAGAAACAGCAGAAGATCGAACAGGAGCGGAAACGTCGCCAGAAGCACCAG GAATACCTCAACAGCATCCTGCAGCATGCCAAGGACTTCAAGGAGTACCACCGCTCCATCACAGCGAAGATCCAGAAGGCCACTAAAGCTGTCGCCACCTATCACGCCAACACTGAGCGCgagcagaagaaggagaacgAGCGCATTGAAAAGGAGCGAATGCGGAGGCTGATG GCTGAAGATGAAGAAGGCTATCGTAAACTTATCGACCAGAAGAAAGACAAGCGTCTGGCCTACCTGCTGCAGCAGACGGACGAGTACGTGGCCAACCTCACTGACCTGGTTCGAGCCCACAAAGCCGTACAGGCTctcaaagagaagaaaaagaagaagaaaaagaag aAGCCAGAGACTGCAGATGGTGCTGCTTCCCTGGGACCAGATGGAGAG CCTTTGGATGAGACCAGTCAAATGAGTGACCTGCCAGTGAAGGTCATCCATGTGGACAGTGGAAAGATCCTGACCGGGATTGAGGCACCTAAGGCCGGCCAGCTGGAGACCTGGCTTGAAATGAACCCAGG ATACGAAGTAGCGCCACGTTCAGACAGTGAAGAAAGTAGTTCCGAAgaagaggacgacgaggaggag gaggaagaggaggagcagcctcAGCCCTCTTCGGCTCCAGCGGAGGATACGAAGAAAATTCCCGACCCTGACAGCGAAGAAGTATCTGAAGTGGATGTCCGGCACATCATTGA ACACGCCAAGCAGGATGTCGATGACGAGTACGGTAATGCAAGTTTCAACCGAGGCCTGCAGTCCTACTACGCTGTGGCTCACGCAGTCACCGAGAAAGTGGACAAACAGTCCACTCTGCTGATCAATGGGCAGCTCAAGCAATACCAG ATCAAAGGTCTGGAGTGGCTGGTGTCActttacaacaacaacttgaACGGCATCCTGGCCGACGAGATGGGTCTCGGAAAAACAATTCAGACCATCGCCCTCATCACTTACCTCATGGAGTACAAGCGCCTGAACGGGCCCTTCCTCATCATCGTACCTCTCTC aacTCTATCAAACTGGGTTTACGAGTTTGATAAGTGGGCGCCGTCTGTCGTCAAGGTCTCATACAAG GGGTCTCCAGCTGCTCGTCGCGCGTTCATTCCCATCTTGCGCAGTGGCAAGTTCAATGTGCTACTCACCACATACGAGTACATTATCAAAGATAAACAAGTGCTAGCAAAG CTCCGTTGGAAGTACATGATTGTGGACGAGGGCCATCGTATGAAGAACCACCATTGTAAGCTGACCCAGGTCTTGAACACACACTACTTGGCCCCACGGCGTCTGCTGCTCACTGGCACACCGCTGCAGAACAAGCTACCTGAGCTCTGGGCCCTGCTCAACTTCCTGCTGCCCACCATCTTCAAGAGCTGCAACACCTTTGAGCAGTGGTTCAACGCCCCCTTCGCCATGACTGGAGAGAAG gTCGACCTGAATGAAGAAGAGACCATTCTGATCATTCGTCGTTTACACAAGGTGCTCCGGCCTTTCCTGCTGCGCCGACTCAAGAAAGAGGTCGAGGCACAGCTTCCGGAGAAG GTGGAGTATGTGATAAAGTGCGACATGTCGGCTCTACAGAGGGTTCTGTACAGACACATGCAGGCCAAGGGAGTCCTACTAACAGATGGGTCCGAAAAAGACAAGAAG GGTAAAGGAGGCACGAAGACCTTGATGAACACTATCATGCAACTGAGAAAGATTTGCAACCACCCCTACATGTTCCAGCACATTGAG GAATCTTTCTCTGAGCATCTTGGGTATTCTGGTGGAGTAGTCTCTGG GCCCGACCTGTACCGCTCCTCTGGGAAGTTCGAGCTGCTGGATCGCATCCTGCCCAAGCTCAGGGTCACCGACCACAAAGTGCTGCTCTTCTGTCAAATGACATCACTCATGACCATCATGGAAGACTACTTTGCGTACCGCAACTTCAAGTACCTGCGCCTGGATG GAACTACCAAGGCAGAGGACCGTGGCATGCTGCTCAAGACATTCAACGACCCGGCCTCTGATTTCTTTGTGTTCCTGCTCAGTACCAGGGCCGGAGGCCTGGGCCTCAACCTGCAGTCTGCTGACACAGTCGTCATCTTTGACAGTGACTGGAACCCACACCAG GACTTGCAGGCGCAGGACAGAGCCCATCGTATCGGGCAGCAGAACGAGGTGCGCGTACTGCGCCTCTGCACGGTCAACAGTGTGGAGGAAAAGATCCTGGCAGCGGCCAAGTACAAACTGAATGTGGACCAGAAGGTCATCCAGGCCGGCATGTTCGACCAGAAGTCCTCCGGCTGCGAACGCCGGGCCTTCTTACAGGCCATTCTGGAACACGAGGAACAGGATGAG gaggaggatgaagttCCTGATGATGAGACTGTCAACCAGATGATTGCCAGAAGTGAAGAGGAGTTTGAACTGTTCATG cgCATGGATCTGGATCGACGCCGCGAGGATGCCCGCAACCCTAAGAGGAAACCTCGTCTGATGGAGGAAGACGATATGCCCAGCTGGATATTGAAAGACGACGCTGAGGTTGAGAGGCTGAcctgtgaagaggaggaggagaagatgttCGGCAGAGGATCCCGCCAACGGAAGGAGGTGGACTACAGCGACTCTCTCACTGAGAAACAGTGGCTCAAG GCCATAGAAGAAGGTAATCTAGAAGACATCGAGGAGGAGGTGCGCCATAAAAAGACGACAAGGAAGCGCAAGAGGGACCGCGACCACGATGGCCCGGCCACACCCAGCTCCAGCAGCGGTCGGGGGCGTGACAAAGACGAGGAGGTGAAGAAAGCGAAGAAGCGCGGCCGCCCGCCCGCCGAGAAACTCTCCCCAAACCCCGCTTCCCTCacgaagaagatgaagaagatcgTCGATGCCGTCATCAAATATAAGGATGG TAATGGGCGACAACTGAGTGAAGTCTTCATCCAGCTGCCCTCTCGCAAGGAGCTGCCCGAGTACTACGAGCTCATCCGCAAACCGGTGGACTTCAGAAAGATCAAG GAGAGGATCAGGAGCCACAAGTATCGCAGCCTGAACGACCTGGAGAAGGACGTGATGCTGCTGTGTCAAAATGCCCAGACGTTCAACTTGGAGGGGTCTTTG ATCTATGAGGATTCCATTGTGCTGCAGTCCGTCTTCACCAGCGTGAGACAAAAGATCGAGAAGGACGACGAGAGTGAAGGCGAAGAaagcgaagaggaggaggaggatgtagaCGAAGGCTCCGAGTCTGAATGTGAGT CTCGTTCAGTGAAAGTGAAGATTAAGCTGAGCcggaaagaaaagggggatcGAGGAGGAAAAGGACAGCGGCGGAGGGGCCGCGGTGCCCGGGCGAAGCCTGTGGTCAGCGACGATGACagtgaagaggagcaggaagag gagcgCTCAGCCAGCGGCAGCGAGGAGGACTGA